The following are encoded together in the Streptomyces sp. NBC_01465 genome:
- a CDS encoding TetR/AcrR family transcriptional regulator, with protein MGVVTSPKQDRSRATRRRLLEAAVSCLAEHGWSGSTVTVVAERAGVSRGAAQHHFPTREDLFTAAVEYVAEERSTALRALPSQDSRTVVAAIVDLYTGPLFRAALHLWVAASNEPQLHARVTELEARVGRESHRIAVELLHADESTPGVRETVQGLLDMARGLGLANLLTDDTARRDRVVAQWAHLVEESLRSSS; from the coding sequence ATGGGTGTTGTGACCTCCCCGAAGCAGGACCGCAGCCGCGCCACCCGCCGCCGCCTCCTGGAGGCGGCGGTCTCCTGCCTGGCCGAACACGGCTGGTCGGGGTCCACGGTGACGGTCGTGGCGGAACGTGCGGGCGTCTCCCGGGGCGCGGCCCAGCACCACTTCCCGACCCGCGAGGACCTCTTCACCGCGGCGGTCGAGTACGTCGCCGAGGAGCGCTCCACCGCCCTGCGCGCCCTGCCCTCCCAGGACAGCCGCACCGTGGTCGCGGCGATAGTCGACCTCTACACGGGCCCCCTCTTCCGCGCCGCACTCCACCTCTGGGTCGCGGCGTCGAACGAACCCCAACTCCACGCCCGTGTCACCGAATTGGAAGCAAGGGTCGGCCGCGAATCCCATCGCATCGCGGTCGAACTCCTCCACGCGGACGAGTCGACGCCCGGCGTACGCGAAACCGTCCAGGGCCTCCTCGACATGGCCCGCGGCCTCGGCCTCGCCAACCTCCTCACCGACGACACCGCCCGCCGCGACCGGGTCGTCGCCCAGTGGGCGCACCTCGTCGAGGAGTCCCTGCGCAGTAGTTCGTAG
- a CDS encoding metal-dependent transcriptional regulator: MSGLIDTTEMYLRTILELEEEGVVPMRARIAERLDQSGPTVSQTVARMERDGLVAVASDRHLELTEEGRRLATRVMRKHRLAECLLVDVIGLEWEQVHAEACRWEHVMSEAVEKRVLELLRHPTESPYGNPIPGLEELGEKAEADPFLDDSMVSLADLDPGAEGKTVVVRRIGEPIQTDAQLMYTLRRAGVQPGSVVSVTDSPGGVLVGSSGEAAELDAEVASHVFVAKR; this comes from the coding sequence ATGTCGGGGTTGATCGACACAACCGAGATGTACCTCCGCACCATCCTCGAGCTCGAGGAAGAAGGTGTGGTGCCCATGCGCGCCCGGATCGCGGAGCGGCTGGACCAGAGCGGTCCCACGGTCAGCCAGACCGTGGCGCGGATGGAGCGCGACGGCCTGGTGGCGGTCGCGAGCGACCGGCATCTGGAGCTGACGGAAGAGGGTCGCAGGTTGGCGACGCGGGTGATGCGCAAGCACCGCCTCGCGGAGTGTCTGCTGGTCGACGTGATCGGCCTGGAGTGGGAGCAGGTGCACGCGGAGGCCTGCCGCTGGGAGCACGTGATGAGCGAGGCGGTGGAGAAGCGGGTCCTGGAGCTGCTGCGTCACCCGACGGAGTCGCCGTACGGAAACCCGATCCCGGGCCTGGAGGAGCTGGGCGAGAAGGCCGAGGCCGACCCGTTCCTGGACGACAGCATGGTCAGCCTGGCGGATCTGGACCCGGGCGCCGAGGGCAAGACGGTGGTCGTGCGGCGGATCGGGGAGCCGATCCAGACGGACGCCCAGCTGATGTACACGCTGCGCCGCGCGGGCGTGCAGCCCGGTTCGGTCGTGAGCGTGACGGATTCGCCCGGCGGGGTGCTGGTCGGGAGCAGCGGCGAGGCCGCCGAGCTCGACGCCGAGGTGGCGTCGCACGTCTTCGTCGCCAAGCGCTGA
- a CDS encoding PAS domain-containing protein, which yields MSASRIEQPEHEHEQPTSDLLAALLDGMDAALCAFDADGVITHWNREAERILGWSPEEAVGQRGFAGWAVRTADADEVQGRLMAVMGLPGRQVHEFALLRKDGGRVLVRMQSAGVRAADGKPAGVYCAFSEVHAQIDLERAIALSEALFEDASWGVVLVDVDLRPTVVNAHAARALSAGRSTLLGRPLGELIVQGVDELEGALHHVLAEGALPAPAEIWVTLRTAEGVRRRCWRCGFLRLASPLAEEPVPLGVGWLFQDVTESKEAAQEAARLRFRANQLHRASHAAAECEDPMEAAASYLDYALAGFADHALIDLIPVGSTKLVRAAATPAPEPGPTLPNVSGVPLRYAAGHPALQAVERIGAVRASCAPGDADWAADRLWPAGTVHALSVVLRSRGLTLGAVSFLRGSSRAAFERPDAVYAESVAVRIAAAVDLARALGG from the coding sequence ATGAGTGCTTCCCGGATCGAGCAGCCCGAGCACGAACACGAGCAGCCCACCAGCGATCTTCTCGCCGCGCTGCTCGACGGCATGGACGCGGCGCTCTGCGCCTTCGACGCCGATGGCGTCATCACCCACTGGAACCGTGAGGCCGAGCGCATTCTCGGCTGGTCGCCCGAAGAGGCCGTCGGGCAAAGGGGGTTCGCGGGGTGGGCCGTGCGTACCGCCGATGCCGACGAGGTGCAGGGGCGGCTCATGGCCGTGATGGGGCTGCCGGGGCGGCAGGTGCATGAGTTCGCGTTGTTGCGGAAGGACGGGGGGCGGGTTCTCGTACGGATGCAGTCCGCCGGGGTGCGTGCTGCCGACGGGAAACCGGCCGGGGTCTACTGCGCGTTCAGTGAGGTGCATGCCCAGATCGATCTGGAGCGGGCCATCGCGTTGAGCGAGGCGTTGTTCGAGGACGCGTCCTGGGGTGTCGTGCTTGTTGATGTGGATCTGCGGCCCACCGTCGTCAACGCCCATGCTGCGCGCGCTCTTTCGGCCGGGCGGTCCACTCTGCTCGGGCGGCCGCTCGGTGAGTTGATCGTGCAGGGCGTGGATGAGCTGGAGGGGGCTCTTCATCACGTGCTGGCGGAGGGCGCTCTGCCTGCTCCCGCCGAGATCTGGGTGACGCTGCGGACTGCCGAGGGGGTGCGGCGGCGGTGCTGGCGGTGCGGGTTTCTGCGGCTGGCCTCGCCGTTGGCGGAGGAGCCTGTGCCGCTGGGGGTCGGGTGGCTTTTTCAGGACGTCACCGAGTCCAAGGAGGCCGCGCAGGAGGCGGCCCGGCTGCGGTTCCGGGCCAATCAGTTGCACCGGGCCTCGCATGCGGCCGCCGAGTGCGAGGACCCCATGGAGGCTGCGGCCTCGTATCTGGATTACGCGCTCGCCGGGTTCGCCGACCATGCGCTGATCGATCTGATTCCGGTGGGGAGCACGAAGCTCGTACGGGCGGCCGCGACGCCGGCCCCGGAGCCCGGGCCGACCCTTCCGAACGTCTCGGGGGTTCCGCTGCGGTACGCGGCCGGGCACCCGGCGCTGCAGGCCGTGGAGCGTATCGGGGCGGTCCGGGCCAGTTGTGCGCCTGGGGATGCTGATTGGGCTGCTGATCGGTTGTGGCCGGCCGGGACCGTGCATGCGTTGAGTGTGGTGCTGCGCAGTCGGGGGCTGACGTTGGGTGCGGTGTCGTTCCTGCGCGGGTCGTCGCGGGCCGCCTTCGAGCGGCCCGATGCGGTGTACGCGGAGAGCGTGGCGGTGCGGATCGCGGCCGCCGTGGATCTGGCGCGGGCGCTCGGGGGTTAG
- a CDS encoding alpha/beta fold hydrolase, translated as MVRRIDVTGADGVRLAAWEFAEPPKGRSETDHAPGVLLLHGLMGRASHWASTARWLTERHRAVALDQRGHGRSEKPAEGPFTREAYVADAEAAVEQLNLAPVTLIGHSMGALTAWQLAAKRPDLVQAVVICDMRASALGAASQREWEDWFKSWPVPFTTLADVRKWFGEDDPWVERPSPARGEFFAEVMAERADGWRPVFSRRQMLKSRETWVYDAHWEELAQVQCPTLVVRGLDGELGRAEAQEMVRVLPHGQYAEVADAGHLVHYDQPEGWRMAVETFLDGVLTS; from the coding sequence ATGGTGCGGCGTATCGACGTGACCGGAGCCGACGGCGTGCGCCTCGCCGCCTGGGAGTTCGCCGAGCCCCCCAAGGGGCGCTCGGAGACCGACCACGCCCCGGGGGTCTTATTACTGCACGGGCTGATGGGCCGCGCCTCGCACTGGGCCTCCACCGCCCGCTGGCTCACCGAACGCCACCGCGCGGTCGCCCTCGACCAGCGCGGCCACGGCCGCAGCGAGAAGCCCGCCGAGGGCCCCTTCACGCGTGAGGCGTACGTCGCCGACGCGGAGGCCGCGGTCGAACAGCTGAACCTCGCCCCGGTCACTCTGATCGGCCACTCCATGGGCGCGCTCACCGCCTGGCAGCTCGCCGCGAAGCGCCCCGACCTCGTCCAGGCCGTCGTCATCTGCGACATGCGGGCCTCCGCGCTCGGGGCCGCGTCCCAGCGCGAGTGGGAGGACTGGTTCAAGTCCTGGCCCGTGCCCTTCACCACCCTCGCCGACGTCCGCAAGTGGTTCGGCGAGGACGACCCCTGGGTGGAGCGCCCCAGCCCGGCCCGCGGCGAGTTCTTCGCCGAGGTGATGGCCGAGCGCGCCGACGGCTGGCGCCCCGTCTTCTCGCGCCGCCAGATGCTCAAGTCCCGCGAGACGTGGGTGTACGACGCGCACTGGGAGGAACTCGCCCAGGTCCAGTGCCCCACCCTGGTCGTCCGCGGCCTCGACGGGGAGCTGGGCCGTGCGGAGGCCCAGGAGATGGTCAGGGTCCTGCCGCACGGGCAGTACGCGGAGGTCGCGGACGCCGGCCATCTCGTCCACTACGACCAGCCCGAGGGCTGGCGCATGGCGGTCGAGACCTTCCTGGACGGCGTCCTGACCTCCTAG
- a CDS encoding MerR family transcriptional regulator, with product MRIGELADRAGMTTRTLRYYESRGLLPARRGTNGYRDYDEEDLALLAQIRTLQDFGFDLEETRPFVECLRSGHPEGDSCPASLEVYRKKLAELDGVIARLQEVRDQVGAQLVRAEAAVAPEPRCELASSSSLSSSYDA from the coding sequence ATGCGTATCGGAGAACTGGCCGACCGTGCGGGCATGACGACCCGCACGCTGCGCTACTACGAGTCGCGCGGTCTGCTGCCCGCCCGCCGTGGCACCAACGGTTACCGCGACTACGACGAGGAGGATCTGGCGCTGCTGGCCCAGATCCGTACCCTCCAGGACTTCGGTTTCGACCTGGAGGAGACCCGTCCGTTCGTCGAATGCCTGCGCTCGGGCCATCCCGAGGGCGACTCCTGCCCGGCCTCCCTGGAGGTCTACCGCAAGAAGCTCGCCGAGCTGGACGGGGTCATCGCCCGGCTGCAGGAGGTACGCGACCAGGTCGGCGCCCAACTGGTACGGGCGGAGGCCGCGGTCGCGCCGGAGCCCCGGTGCGAACTCGCCTCGTCGTCATCGCTCTCGTCCTCGTACGACGCCTGA
- a CDS encoding transporter has translation MTDATSPQTPFGSAPGQGAAVRQDFALTPIFVRLKLSLLRNGLRQSSGRKAAYIFSMVVVLLFGALQLLGLIALHGNEHAGSLTAILVAVLALGWAFMPLFFPSGDETLDPTRLVMLPLRPEPLVRALLAASLVGIGPLFTLCLVLGSAIAVATSAAAAVVAVLAVPLAILVCVALSRAVAAGNVRLLTSRKGRDLAVLSGLIIAVGIQVVNFGAQRLGKSGGLSALDPAGDVLRWVPGPSAIGAVQSTSEGSYGRAAAQLVISAVALYLLLRFWQGSLTKLMTSPDGSTIAAAEPVRKESASGMARLLPQGRTGAVMHRTLLYIWRDPKTKASWITSLAIGLIVPIFNALQGSGSIYFACFASGMLGVQMYNQFGQDTSAFWMVAQTISTTKDAYGELRARALALLLVALPYTVLVTFVTAAVIGDWGALPEALGLALALLGAMMATGALASARFPYSIPQDSAHKNVAPGQGGIAAISIFGGMVSGAVLCAPVIALLIWLHVTGAHGWLWVLLPIGAVYGVLIAWAALRLAAPQTSARLPEILAAVSKG, from the coding sequence ATGACCGACGCGACCTCGCCACAGACTCCATTCGGGTCGGCACCCGGACAAGGGGCCGCCGTCCGGCAGGACTTCGCGCTCACGCCGATCTTCGTACGGCTCAAGCTGTCGCTCCTGCGCAACGGGCTGCGGCAGTCCTCCGGGCGCAAGGCCGCCTACATCTTCTCGATGGTCGTCGTGCTGCTCTTCGGCGCGCTGCAGCTCCTCGGGCTCATCGCGCTGCACGGCAACGAGCACGCGGGGTCCCTGACCGCCATCCTCGTCGCCGTACTGGCCCTCGGCTGGGCCTTCATGCCGCTGTTCTTCCCCAGCGGCGACGAGACCCTCGACCCCACCCGGCTCGTCATGCTGCCGCTGCGGCCCGAGCCCCTGGTCCGTGCCCTGCTCGCGGCGTCGCTCGTCGGGATCGGGCCGCTGTTCACGCTCTGCCTGGTCCTCGGGTCCGCCATCGCGGTGGCGACGTCGGCGGCCGCCGCAGTCGTCGCCGTCCTCGCCGTGCCGCTGGCCATCCTCGTCTGCGTCGCGCTCTCCCGCGCTGTCGCGGCCGGCAACGTACGGCTGCTCACCTCCCGCAAGGGGCGCGACCTCGCCGTGCTGAGCGGGCTGATCATCGCCGTCGGCATCCAGGTCGTGAACTTCGGCGCCCAACGCCTCGGCAAATCAGGCGGATTGTCGGCGCTCGACCCGGCCGGGGACGTCCTGCGCTGGGTTCCGGGGCCCTCCGCGATCGGTGCGGTCCAGTCGACGAGCGAGGGATCGTACGGGCGGGCCGCAGCCCAGCTCGTCATCTCCGCCGTCGCCCTGTACCTGCTCCTCCGCTTCTGGCAGGGGTCGCTCACCAAGCTCATGACCTCCCCCGACGGCTCGACGATCGCCGCCGCCGAACCGGTCCGCAAGGAGTCCGCGTCCGGCATGGCCCGGCTGCTCCCCCAGGGGCGCACGGGCGCCGTCATGCACCGCACGCTGCTCTACATCTGGCGCGACCCCAAGACCAAGGCCTCCTGGATCACGTCCCTCGCGATCGGGCTGATCGTGCCGATCTTCAACGCCCTCCAGGGCAGCGGCTCCATCTACTTCGCGTGCTTCGCCTCGGGGATGCTCGGCGTCCAGATGTACAACCAGTTCGGCCAGGACACCTCCGCGTTCTGGATGGTCGCCCAGACCATCTCGACCACCAAGGACGCCTACGGGGAGCTCCGGGCCCGCGCCCTGGCCCTGCTCCTGGTCGCCCTGCCGTACACCGTCCTCGTCACCTTCGTGACCGCCGCGGTCATCGGCGACTGGGGTGCGCTGCCCGAGGCGCTGGGCCTCGCGCTGGCGCTGCTCGGCGCGATGATGGCGACCGGGGCGCTGGCCTCGGCGCGCTTCCCGTACTCGATCCCGCAGGACAGCGCCCACAAGAACGTCGCCCCCGGCCAGGGCGGCATCGCCGCCATCTCCATCTTCGGCGGCATGGTCTCCGGCGCCGTGCTCTGCGCCCCGGTGATCGCGCTGCTGATCTGGCTGCACGTCACCGGCGCGCACGGCTGGCTCTGGGTGCTCCTGCCGATCGGCGCGGTGTACGGGGTACTGATCGCCTGGGCCGCCCTGCGCCTCGCGGCCCCGCAGACCTCGGCCCGGCTGCCCGAGATCCTCGCGGCGGTCAGCAAGGGGTAG
- a CDS encoding SIS domain-containing protein, translating to MTNASGSLAGQFFDSAIGLLQQVRDGESKSVAAAGTMMADTVEAGGRLFAFGAGHSSLPAQDVVYRAGGLALMNLLVVPGTLGVDVMPATLGSALERVDGLAGAVLDSSPAQPGDVLVIISLSGRNALPVEMAMNARALGLKVIGVTSTAYATETKSRHTSGTYLKDHCDVVVDSRIPIGDAELTAEGIDAPFAPASTVVTSALMQAILATTAGELAARGVEVPLLRSGNVDGGHEWNGRVLKEYGDRIFYRH from the coding sequence ATGACGAATGCGAGCGGCAGTCTGGCCGGGCAGTTCTTCGACTCCGCGATCGGGCTGTTGCAGCAGGTCCGGGACGGTGAGAGCAAGAGCGTCGCAGCCGCCGGAACCATGATGGCCGACACCGTCGAGGCGGGCGGCAGACTGTTCGCCTTCGGCGCAGGCCACTCCTCGCTCCCCGCCCAGGACGTCGTCTACCGGGCCGGCGGCCTGGCCCTGATGAACCTCCTCGTCGTCCCCGGCACCCTCGGCGTCGACGTCATGCCCGCCACCCTCGGCTCCGCCCTGGAGCGGGTCGACGGCCTCGCGGGCGCCGTCCTCGACTCCAGCCCCGCCCAGCCCGGCGACGTACTGGTGATCATCTCGCTCTCCGGGCGCAACGCGCTGCCCGTGGAGATGGCGATGAACGCACGCGCCCTGGGCCTGAAGGTGATCGGCGTGACGTCCACGGCGTACGCGACCGAGACCAAGTCCCGGCACACCTCGGGGACGTACCTCAAGGACCACTGCGACGTCGTCGTGGACAGCCGCATCCCGATCGGCGACGCGGAGCTCACGGCCGAAGGCATCGACGCCCCCTTCGCCCCCGCGTCGACCGTCGTCACCAGCGCCCTGATGCAGGCGATCCTGGCGACCACCGCCGGCGAGCTGGCCGCGCGCGGCGTCGAGGTGCCGCTGCTGCGCTCCGGGAACGTCGACGGCGGACACGAGTGGAACGGCCGCGTGCTCAAGGAGTACGGCGACCGGATCTTCTACCGGCACTGA
- a CDS encoding TetR/AcrR family transcriptional regulator, with protein sequence MTPPSATDPRGLRTRARLRETLLTACEDQPLEQVSVSEVVRRAGVGRATFYLHYEDLHALAVDACATLVRDAIEALHAWKTLPGPDHPPAELTSLFASVRKRAGIYRSLLRPGGGGPLGELLHTELMERSLHERRTRLPGGTADEAIACAVAGAFTGVLAAWVHGQVPGEPPQLAAQTWRLLVSLHAAG encoded by the coding sequence TTGACCCCGCCCTCGGCCACCGACCCCCGCGGCCTCCGCACCCGCGCCCGCCTGCGCGAGACCCTGCTCACCGCCTGCGAGGACCAGCCGCTGGAACAGGTGAGCGTCTCGGAAGTCGTACGGCGGGCGGGCGTCGGCCGGGCCACCTTCTACCTCCACTACGAGGACCTCCACGCCCTCGCCGTGGACGCCTGCGCCACGCTCGTACGGGACGCGATCGAAGCCCTGCACGCCTGGAAGACCCTGCCGGGCCCGGACCACCCGCCCGCCGAACTGACCTCCCTCTTCGCCTCCGTACGGAAGCGAGCCGGCATCTACCGCAGCCTGCTGCGCCCGGGCGGCGGCGGACCACTCGGCGAACTCCTGCACACCGAGCTGATGGAACGCAGCCTCCACGAACGCCGCACCAGACTCCCCGGCGGAACCGCCGACGAGGCCATCGCCTGCGCCGTCGCAGGAGCCTTCACCGGGGTCCTCGCGGCCTGGGTGCACGGCCAGGTCCCGGGCGAACCACCCCAACTGGCCGCACAGACATGGCGGTTGCTGGTCTCGCTCCACGCGGCCGGCTAA
- a CDS encoding citrate synthase 2: MSDFVPGLEGVVAFETEIAEPDKEGGALRYRGVDIEDLVGHVSFGNVWGLLVDGAFNPGLPPAEPFPIPVHSGDIRVDVQSALAMLAPVWGLKPLLDIDEKTARDNLARAAVMALSYVAQSARGQGHPMVPQREIDKAQSVVERFMIRWRGEPDPKHVQAVDAYWTSAAEHGMNASTFTARVIASTGADVSAALSGAVGAMSGPLHGGAPSRVLGMIEEIERTGDATAYVKQALDKGERLMGFGHRVYRAEDPRARVLRRTAKELGAPRFEVAEALEKAALDELHARRPDRVLATNVEFWAAIVLDFAEVPAHMFTSMFTCARTAGWSAHILEQKRTGRLVRPSARYIGPGSRDPRDIEGYGDIAH; encoded by the coding sequence ATGTCCGACTTCGTACCTGGCCTTGAAGGCGTCGTCGCCTTCGAGACGGAGATCGCCGAGCCCGACAAGGAGGGTGGCGCGCTCCGTTATCGGGGCGTCGACATCGAGGACCTGGTCGGTCACGTCTCCTTCGGCAATGTCTGGGGGCTGCTGGTCGACGGCGCGTTCAACCCCGGCCTGCCGCCCGCCGAGCCCTTCCCCATCCCCGTCCACTCCGGTGACATCCGCGTCGACGTGCAGTCCGCGCTCGCCATGCTCGCGCCCGTCTGGGGGCTGAAACCGCTCCTCGACATCGACGAGAAGACGGCCCGCGACAATCTGGCGCGGGCCGCTGTCATGGCTCTCTCGTACGTCGCCCAGTCGGCCCGCGGTCAGGGCCACCCGATGGTCCCGCAGCGCGAGATCGACAAGGCGCAGTCCGTCGTCGAGCGGTTCATGATCCGGTGGCGCGGCGAGCCCGACCCCAAGCACGTGCAGGCCGTCGACGCGTACTGGACGTCCGCCGCCGAGCACGGCATGAACGCCTCCACCTTCACCGCGCGCGTCATCGCCTCGACGGGTGCGGATGTGTCCGCCGCCCTGTCCGGTGCCGTCGGCGCCATGTCCGGCCCGCTGCACGGCGGTGCGCCCTCCCGCGTCCTCGGCATGATCGAGGAGATCGAGCGGACCGGGGACGCGACCGCGTACGTGAAGCAGGCCCTCGACAAGGGCGAGCGGCTCATGGGCTTCGGGCACCGTGTGTACCGCGCCGAAGACCCGCGGGCGCGCGTTCTCCGTCGTACGGCCAAGGAACTCGGCGCCCCGCGCTTCGAGGTCGCCGAGGCCCTGGAGAAGGCGGCGCTGGACGAGCTGCACGCGCGCCGGCCCGACCGGGTGCTGGCCACGAACGTGGAGTTCTGGGCGGCGATCGTGCTCGACTTCGCCGAGGTCCCGGCGCACATGTTCACGTCCATGTTCACGTGTGCGCGTACAGCTGGGTGGTCGGCGCACATCCTGGAGCAGAAGCGCACCGGGCGGCTCGTGCGGCCGTCCGCGCGGTACATCGGCCCGGGGTCGCGGGACCCGCGCGACATCGAGGGGTACGGCGACATCGCACACTAG
- a CDS encoding MarR family winged helix-turn-helix transcriptional regulator translates to MGVVTALVRASFLVNAVYAESGRRFGLTPQQGQLLCVLMPQPYGMTELGTMLGLAKSSLTGLVDRTAKHGLVRREPDPQDRRAVRVALTDEGAVLAEKFYADTCRRIELLSAGLADDDRDKLAELLGRVVVDNKVPVVFKEPDES, encoded by the coding sequence ATGGGCGTCGTCACCGCACTGGTGCGCGCCTCTTTCCTGGTGAACGCCGTGTACGCGGAATCGGGCCGGCGCTTCGGACTCACGCCCCAGCAGGGCCAGTTGCTCTGCGTCCTGATGCCGCAGCCGTACGGAATGACCGAGCTCGGCACCATGCTGGGCCTCGCCAAGTCCAGCCTCACCGGACTCGTCGACCGCACCGCCAAACACGGCCTCGTCCGCCGCGAACCCGACCCCCAGGACCGGCGCGCGGTCCGGGTCGCGCTCACCGACGAGGGCGCCGTGCTGGCGGAGAAGTTCTACGCCGACACCTGCCGGCGCATCGAGCTGTTGTCCGCCGGGCTCGCCGACGACGACCGCGACAAGCTGGCCGAACTGCTCGGCAGGGTCGTCGTCGACAACAAGGTGCCCGTGGTGTTCAAGGAACCGGACGAGAGCTGA
- the trxA gene encoding thioredoxin, with the protein MPQTTSQHSVLTITDAEFDAEVLASDVPVLVDFTAAWCGPCRMIAPVLDRIAEEAGGRLKIVKLDVDTSPATPAAYGVLSMPTLMVFQGGEPVKSLVGARPQRKLVEELSDVVEL; encoded by the coding sequence ATGCCGCAGACCACCTCGCAGCACTCTGTCCTGACGATCACCGACGCCGAATTCGACGCGGAGGTGCTGGCCTCCGACGTACCCGTCCTGGTCGACTTCACTGCCGCCTGGTGCGGTCCGTGCCGGATGATCGCGCCGGTGCTGGACCGGATCGCCGAGGAAGCGGGCGGCCGGCTGAAGATCGTGAAGCTGGACGTGGACACCAGCCCGGCGACTCCGGCCGCGTACGGGGTCCTCTCGATGCCGACCCTGATGGTCTTCCAGGGCGGCGAGCCGGTGAAGTCGCTGGTGGGGGCGCGTCCGCAGCGCAAGCTGGTCGAGGAGCTGTCGGACGTCGTCGAGCTCTGA
- a CDS encoding DUF1304 domain-containing protein yields MHTAAQILVGLVALIHLYILVLEMFLWTTPRGQKAFGLKPEFARDTKALAANQGLYNGFLAAGLIWSLIASDPVRFQTQVFFLACVIVAGLYGAATAGRKILYVQFLPAAAALALVLAAH; encoded by the coding sequence GTGCACACCGCAGCCCAGATCCTGGTCGGGCTCGTAGCCCTGATCCACCTCTACATCCTGGTCCTGGAAATGTTCCTGTGGACCACCCCCCGCGGCCAGAAGGCCTTCGGCCTGAAGCCCGAATTCGCCCGCGACACCAAGGCGCTCGCCGCCAACCAGGGCCTCTACAACGGCTTCCTGGCCGCCGGCCTCATCTGGTCGCTCATCGCCTCGGACCCGGTCCGCTTCCAGACCCAGGTCTTCTTCCTGGCCTGCGTGATCGTCGCCGGACTGTACGGAGCCGCCACGGCCGGCAGGAAGATCCTCTACGTGCAGTTCCTGCCCGCCGCGGCCGCCCTCGCCCTGGTCCTGGCCGCACATTGA
- the pdxH gene encoding pyridoxamine 5'-phosphate oxidase, translated as MREQYRTTVLAETDLSRTPMDQFARWFKESVAAGLHEPNAMVVATATPDGRPSSRTVLLKKYDEAGFVFFTNYASRKGRELTANPHLSLLFPWHQIARQVIVTGTASRIPREETAAYFHSRPHGSQLGAWASAQSTVIGSREELTSRYEELEAQYPEGSEVPVPDGWGGFRVVPEAVEFWQGHENRLHDRLRYVSEGEGWRVERLCP; from the coding sequence ATGCGCGAGCAGTACCGCACCACCGTCCTCGCGGAGACGGACCTGTCCCGGACCCCCATGGACCAGTTCGCGCGCTGGTTCAAGGAGTCGGTCGCGGCCGGCCTCCACGAACCGAATGCGATGGTCGTCGCGACGGCGACGCCGGACGGCCGCCCGTCCTCCCGCACGGTCCTCCTGAAGAAGTACGACGAGGCCGGCTTCGTCTTCTTCACCAACTACGCGTCCCGCAAAGGCCGCGAACTGACCGCCAACCCCCACCTCTCCCTCCTCTTCCCCTGGCACCAGATCGCCCGCCAGGTCATCGTCACCGGCACGGCATCGCGCATCCCGCGCGAGGAAACGGCCGCGTACTTCCACAGCAGGCCGCACGGGTCGCAGCTGGGGGCGTGGGCGAGCGCGCAGTCGACGGTGATCGGTTCGCGCGAGGAACTGACGTCACGCTACGAGGAGTTGGAAGCCCAATACCCCGAGGGCAGCGAGGTCCCGGTCCCGGACGGCTGGGGCGGCTTCCGGGTCGTACCCGAAGCGGTGGAGTTCTGGCAGGGCCACGAGAACCGCCTGCACGACCGTCTGCGGTACGTGAGCGAGGGCGAAGGGTGGCGCGTCGAGCGTCTCTGCCCCTGA